In a genomic window of Hippoglossus stenolepis isolate QCI-W04-F060 chromosome 17, HSTE1.2, whole genome shotgun sequence:
- the LOC118124589 gene encoding probable C-mannosyltransferase DPY19L4 isoform X2 produces MTELRCRKTEIQEGDAHTERSQAEPEPEPQTEGPDEAVRVSSGAGDDAPQQRNDEGEEEDGEQKQGDSSRPGASGKTSWRSSTSGFLQRLVRVFFGCLAAVACGVLYAVYLSTYHDRKFWFSTRQELEREITFQAGSGLYYYYYKQLLAAPSFERGFYELIIDNRTVSGQTINAVERLSLYPELITSFVYRVTGSQDIVEPIYFYVGAVFGLQAVYVTALFVCSWVMSGTWVAGMLAVAWYVINRTDTTKVDHAIPLRDNWALPYFSCQVAALTGFLSNNICSATEMFCYLTMSATTFTFLLVWEHSHYVLFIQGLCLFLLDSFDLVPSRKMADIHKVYLSSLFLAYLFQFQNPTLLSSPLLSLLIGSMLARYFQQKMKMGPLVARVMKLFLHFHLVFTTGITFSYLVKKLIPVSEGDFILKFLEVKFGFNTTTDFVTNLLLCQETLQSPGQDLFLRLTQASVLPFYFLVLTVCLLSTLQTIYRRLSGQPMKTNLRLEDGRIGEQPEVIYHVFHTLLFGGLTLLFDGMKYLWTPYVCMFTAFGVCSPDLWMTVFKWLKLRSIHPVVLSLILSTAVPTIIGFSLWREYSPRVLADLSELQEFYDPDTVELISWIRSQAPVAAVFAGSPQLLGTVKLCSGAAVTTLPLYSDINLLRRSEDSYQVYAMRSAEDIYKILTSQKTNYVIIEESICTELSLNKGCRIKDLLDISNGHVIYDKGEIYSFSKHGRFCHEIKMNYSPYTNYFTRVFWNRSYHVYKVNSVISFQY; encoded by the exons ATGACCGAGTTAAGATGTCGGAAAACGGAGATCCAGGAGGGGGATGCACACACCGAGCGGAGCCAGGCcgagccagagccagagccgcAGACTGAAG GTCCGGACGAGGCGGTGAGAGTCTCCAGCGGTGCAGGGGATGATGCCCCGCAGCAGAGGAACGATGAGGGCGAAGAAGAGGACGGCGAACAGAAACAGGGGGACTCGAGCAGACCAGGAGCTTCAGGGAAAACATCCTGGAGGTCTTCTACAT CCGGTTTCCTGCAGCGTCTGGTGAGGGTGTTCTTCGGCTGCCTGGCGGCGGTTGCCTGTGGCGTTCTCTACGCTGTGTATCTCTCAACGTACCACGACAGGAAGTTCTGGTTTTCTACTCGACAG GAGCTGGAACGTGAAATCACCTTCCAAGCAGGCAGTGGGctctactactactattacaaGCAACTGCTGGCGGCCCCGTCGTTTGAAAGAG GCTTCTATGAGCTGATAATAGACAACAGGACTGTCTCAGGTCAAACCATCAACGCAGTGGAGCGTCTGTCTCTGTATCCAGAGCTCATCACTAGCTTTGTGTACAGAGTCACAGGGAGCCAG GATATCGTGGAGCCGATCTACTTCTATGTCGGCGCTGTTTTCGGCCTCCAGGCGGTCTACGTCACCGcgctgtttgtgtgcagctggGTGATGAGCGGCACGTGGGTGGCCGGCATGTTGGCTGTGGCCTGGTACGTGATCAACAG aacagacacaacCAAAGTGGACCATGCTATTCCACTGCGGGACAACTGGGCTCTGCCTTACTTCTCTTGTCAGGTGGCAGCTTTGACTGGATTCCTGAGTAACAATATCTGCTCTGCCACTGAG ATGTTTTGCTATCTCACCATGAGTGCCACCACCTTCACCTTCCTCCTGGTGTGGGAACACAGCCATTATGTGCTCTTCATCCAAGGCCTCTGTCTTTTCCTGCTCGACTCTTTCGACCTGGTGCCATCACGTAAG ATGGCTGATATCCACAAAGTGTACCTCAGCTCCTTGTTCCTGGCCTACTTGTTCCAGTTTCAGAACCCGACCTTGCTCAGCTCGCCGCTGCTCAGCCTCCTGATTGGCTCAATGCTCGCGAGGTACTTCCAG CAAAAGATGAAGATGGGTCCTCTAGTGGCCAGAGTGATGAAGCTCTTCCTCCATTTCCACCTGGTCTTTACCACAGGGATCACCTTCAGTTATCTGGTCAAG AAACTTATACCTGTAAGTGAGGGCGACTTCATATTGAAGTTCCTTGAAGTAAAATTTGGGTTCAACACAACAAC tgactTTGTCACCAACCTCCTCCTGTGCCAAGAGACTTTGCAGAGTCCGGGTCAGGATTTGTTTCTGCGACTGACGCAGGCCTCAGTTCTTCCCTTTTACTTCCTGGTGctcactgtgtgtctgctgtcCACCCTGCAGACCATCTACAGAAGACTCAG TGGTCAGCCAATGAAAACCAACCTCCGACTTGAAGATGGACGAATAGGAGAGCAGCCTGAGGTCATCTATCACGTTTTTCACACGTTGCTTTTTGGAGGCCTGACTCTGCTCTTTGATGG GATGAAGTATTTATGGACGCCATACGTCTGCATGTTCACAGCGTTCGGGGTGTGTTCTCCAGACCTCTGGATGACTGTGTTTAAGTGGCTTAAACTGAGGTCCATTCACCCTGTGGTGCTG tCTCTGATCCTGAGCACAGCCGTTCCCACCATCATCGGTTTCAGTTTATGGCGAGAG TACAGCCCCCGTGTCTTAGCGGATCTGTCTGAACTGCAGGAGTTCTACGACCCAGATACAGTGGAGCTGATCAGCTGGATCAG GTCACAGGCTCCAGTGGCAGCTGTGTTTGCAGGAAGTCCTCAGCTGTTGGGAACAGTGAAGCTGTGTTCAGGCGCAGCTGTGACCACTTTACCGCTTTACTCTGACATCAACCTGCTGAGGAGGAGTGAAGAC TCTTATCAGGTGTATGCAATGAGATCTGCAGAGGACATCTACAAGATCCTGACGTCTCAAAAGACAAACTACGTGATCATCGAGGAGTCGATTTGTACAGAGCTTAGTCTCAACAAGGGCTGTAGGATCAAAGACCTGCTGGACATCTCCAATGGACAT GTCATCTATGACAAAGGGGAGATCTACTCCTTCTCCAAGCACGGGCGATTCTGCCACGAAATAAAAATGAACTACTCCCCCTACACAAACTACTTCACCAGGGTTTTCTGGAATCGCTCGTACCACGTGTACAAAGTGAACTCTGTCATCTCTTTTCAGTACTGA
- the LOC118124589 gene encoding probable C-mannosyltransferase DPY19L4 isoform X1, translated as MTELRCRKTEIQEGDAHTERSQAEPEPEPQTEGPDEAVRVSSGAGDDAPQQRNDEGEEEDGEQKQGDSSRPGASGKTSWRSSTSGFLQRLVRVFFGCLAAVACGVLYAVYLSTYHDRKFWFSTRQELEREITFQAGSGLYYYYYKQLLAAPSFERGFYELIIDNRTVSGQTINAVERLSLYPELITSFVYRVTGSQDIVEPIYFYVGAVFGLQAVYVTALFVCSWVMSGTWVAGMLAVAWYVINRTDTTKVDHAIPLRDNWALPYFSCQVAALTGFLSNNICSATEMFCYLTMSATTFTFLLVWEHSHYVLFIQGLCLFLLDSFDLVPSRKMADIHKVYLSSLFLAYLFQFQNPTLLSSPLLSLLIGSMLARYFQLFSVFVSQQKMKMGPLVARVMKLFLHFHLVFTTGITFSYLVKKLIPVSEGDFILKFLEVKFGFNTTTDFVTNLLLCQETLQSPGQDLFLRLTQASVLPFYFLVLTVCLLSTLQTIYRRLSGQPMKTNLRLEDGRIGEQPEVIYHVFHTLLFGGLTLLFDGMKYLWTPYVCMFTAFGVCSPDLWMTVFKWLKLRSIHPVVLSLILSTAVPTIIGFSLWREYSPRVLADLSELQEFYDPDTVELISWIRSQAPVAAVFAGSPQLLGTVKLCSGAAVTTLPLYSDINLLRRSEDSYQVYAMRSAEDIYKILTSQKTNYVIIEESICTELSLNKGCRIKDLLDISNGHVIYDKGEIYSFSKHGRFCHEIKMNYSPYTNYFTRVFWNRSYHVYKVNSVISFQY; from the exons ATGACCGAGTTAAGATGTCGGAAAACGGAGATCCAGGAGGGGGATGCACACACCGAGCGGAGCCAGGCcgagccagagccagagccgcAGACTGAAG GTCCGGACGAGGCGGTGAGAGTCTCCAGCGGTGCAGGGGATGATGCCCCGCAGCAGAGGAACGATGAGGGCGAAGAAGAGGACGGCGAACAGAAACAGGGGGACTCGAGCAGACCAGGAGCTTCAGGGAAAACATCCTGGAGGTCTTCTACAT CCGGTTTCCTGCAGCGTCTGGTGAGGGTGTTCTTCGGCTGCCTGGCGGCGGTTGCCTGTGGCGTTCTCTACGCTGTGTATCTCTCAACGTACCACGACAGGAAGTTCTGGTTTTCTACTCGACAG GAGCTGGAACGTGAAATCACCTTCCAAGCAGGCAGTGGGctctactactactattacaaGCAACTGCTGGCGGCCCCGTCGTTTGAAAGAG GCTTCTATGAGCTGATAATAGACAACAGGACTGTCTCAGGTCAAACCATCAACGCAGTGGAGCGTCTGTCTCTGTATCCAGAGCTCATCACTAGCTTTGTGTACAGAGTCACAGGGAGCCAG GATATCGTGGAGCCGATCTACTTCTATGTCGGCGCTGTTTTCGGCCTCCAGGCGGTCTACGTCACCGcgctgtttgtgtgcagctggGTGATGAGCGGCACGTGGGTGGCCGGCATGTTGGCTGTGGCCTGGTACGTGATCAACAG aacagacacaacCAAAGTGGACCATGCTATTCCACTGCGGGACAACTGGGCTCTGCCTTACTTCTCTTGTCAGGTGGCAGCTTTGACTGGATTCCTGAGTAACAATATCTGCTCTGCCACTGAG ATGTTTTGCTATCTCACCATGAGTGCCACCACCTTCACCTTCCTCCTGGTGTGGGAACACAGCCATTATGTGCTCTTCATCCAAGGCCTCTGTCTTTTCCTGCTCGACTCTTTCGACCTGGTGCCATCACGTAAG ATGGCTGATATCCACAAAGTGTACCTCAGCTCCTTGTTCCTGGCCTACTTGTTCCAGTTTCAGAACCCGACCTTGCTCAGCTCGCCGCTGCTCAGCCTCCTGATTGGCTCAATGCTCGCGAGGTACTTCCAG ttgttttctgtatttgtatctCAGCAAAAGATGAAGATGGGTCCTCTAGTGGCCAGAGTGATGAAGCTCTTCCTCCATTTCCACCTGGTCTTTACCACAGGGATCACCTTCAGTTATCTGGTCAAG AAACTTATACCTGTAAGTGAGGGCGACTTCATATTGAAGTTCCTTGAAGTAAAATTTGGGTTCAACACAACAAC tgactTTGTCACCAACCTCCTCCTGTGCCAAGAGACTTTGCAGAGTCCGGGTCAGGATTTGTTTCTGCGACTGACGCAGGCCTCAGTTCTTCCCTTTTACTTCCTGGTGctcactgtgtgtctgctgtcCACCCTGCAGACCATCTACAGAAGACTCAG TGGTCAGCCAATGAAAACCAACCTCCGACTTGAAGATGGACGAATAGGAGAGCAGCCTGAGGTCATCTATCACGTTTTTCACACGTTGCTTTTTGGAGGCCTGACTCTGCTCTTTGATGG GATGAAGTATTTATGGACGCCATACGTCTGCATGTTCACAGCGTTCGGGGTGTGTTCTCCAGACCTCTGGATGACTGTGTTTAAGTGGCTTAAACTGAGGTCCATTCACCCTGTGGTGCTG tCTCTGATCCTGAGCACAGCCGTTCCCACCATCATCGGTTTCAGTTTATGGCGAGAG TACAGCCCCCGTGTCTTAGCGGATCTGTCTGAACTGCAGGAGTTCTACGACCCAGATACAGTGGAGCTGATCAGCTGGATCAG GTCACAGGCTCCAGTGGCAGCTGTGTTTGCAGGAAGTCCTCAGCTGTTGGGAACAGTGAAGCTGTGTTCAGGCGCAGCTGTGACCACTTTACCGCTTTACTCTGACATCAACCTGCTGAGGAGGAGTGAAGAC TCTTATCAGGTGTATGCAATGAGATCTGCAGAGGACATCTACAAGATCCTGACGTCTCAAAAGACAAACTACGTGATCATCGAGGAGTCGATTTGTACAGAGCTTAGTCTCAACAAGGGCTGTAGGATCAAAGACCTGCTGGACATCTCCAATGGACAT GTCATCTATGACAAAGGGGAGATCTACTCCTTCTCCAAGCACGGGCGATTCTGCCACGAAATAAAAATGAACTACTCCCCCTACACAAACTACTTCACCAGGGTTTTCTGGAATCGCTCGTACCACGTGTACAAAGTGAACTCTGTCATCTCTTTTCAGTACTGA
- the LOC118124628 gene encoding major histocompatibility complex class I-related gene protein: METETWIAHSPKSFITKLKWDQDKARLAYLKNVLLQECPYWLKKFLEHGRSSLLRTELPRISLLQKSPSSPVSCHATGFYPDRVMLFWRKDGEELHEDVDLGEVLPNHDGTFQMSADLKVSSISPEDWRRYDCVFQISGVKEDIVTKLDKDSVESNRGET, from the exons atggagacagagacgtggATCGCTCATTCACCAAAGAGTTTCATCACCAAACTGAAGTGGGATCAGGATAAAGCTCGACTCGCATATCTTAAGAACGTCCTCCTCCAGGAGTGTCCTTACTGGCTGAAGAAGTTCCTGGAGCACGGGAGGAGCTCTCTGCTGagaacag AGCTTCccaggatttctctcctccagaagtctccctcctctccagtcagctgCCACGCTACAGGTTTCTACCCCGACAGAGTCATgttgttctggaggaaagacGGGGAGGAGCTTCATGAGGACGTGGACCTCGGAGAGGTCCTCCCCAACCATGACGGGACCTTCCAGATGAGCGCTGACCTGAAGGTTTCATCAATCTcccctgaagactggaggaggtacgactgtgtgttccagatctCTGGTGTGAAGGAGGACATCGtcaccaaactggacaaagactCAGTCGAGTCCAACAGAGGTGAGACTTGA